One uncultured Methanobrevibacter sp. genomic window, ATTGCAGTTATCTGTACCGTTGGTTCAATTATCATGATTATTATTTAAAATTATTAAAAAAATTAAATTTATAAAAAATAAATTAAAAAAATTAAAAAGACTTAATTACTTTTAATTAAGTAAAAACGAATAAAGAAGGCTTAAAAATGAATGATGAAAAAGGAATGAGAGTATTGACTTCATTGGTAGCTTTAGGCATTTTTGTAGTGGCAGGACTTGCCGCTTTCTATCAAAGTATTTTAGCGCTTCCTTTAGCTATAATAGGACTTGTTTTTGTTCCATTCATATTGGTGCAAAATAAGGAAAAATATGCTCATTTGGCTGAAAATCTAGAGAAAATAGCTTTTAT contains:
- a CDS encoding hydrogenase, whose translation is MNDEKGMRVLTSLVALGIFVVAGLAAFYQSILALPLAIIGLVFVPFILVQNKEKYAHLAENLEKIAFIITFLIICITFICLYKPI